Proteins found in one Methanospirillum hungatei JF-1 genomic segment:
- a CDS encoding PKD domain-containing protein — protein sequence MNSKDRAVSEVVAAILLISLVIIGISIVSVMLTSGPPPEDIPKVSVQMIPKDEDTSGANASFYHGGGDSLRFYATTFTDEKGNPIDLNNVYLVKWNVTSGEKDYEVRWKDHPDLEWNYSSVVNITEINDGYQIHHNVSTGNYLIKEFGTGHSRPIEIPNVTAVPTIVPIPGFCNDTPSAAFTADTVGDYRNNLTCIASAHADNLTHKWTISGKNFLPVSISTKEWSFDYTLPIPYDTNSQGYFIQHTVYNSTPICSDSSIQYVTVPPCSHAPCVAGFSYLVDGKTVQFTADGPDKGFFSWEYGDGQNKTIINNTKVEHTYLDNKSIHSVTLTKKINRCDQDFTCSVTQKVTTESIVCGCFIDNYDPSTRNPWNVEFTWNHPDVCKGLDNKDWKVKFDFGDGSNSETYSKDGFAGITKWPDSNRISHSYTECRDYSVKMDVIDLHGGIYYTCTKTVNLPCICTEEENPTPVFTATEIKSNNTTTIINDTSTPSDIIQWTYDFGDGTTPINFNTTTKPDPFIFTHTYSSCGSYVIKLIVHDAMGCWAETTRTISCGGGNCEPDDIRAEFSATAAPNNPKRFNFIDSSYSNNNTLTRWEWDFGDGTSAINTSPPGTFWIEYDKCGSFPVKLRVWDDIGCWDDVIKEVSCNCPKPIAQFTVESMSNPREFRFTSTSTHDPSVTITDWEWDFGDGVTSTGSSVTHRYTSPGTYTVRLRVTTNCGSWDHTFQDITTGCPSPKAAFEYNNTTNPQQFVFTDRSTHEPFVNISWLWEFGDGTNSTEQNPTHTFPSCSQYTVRLKVTADCGSSNETIQNVICGCPSPKAAFEYTTSANPQEFVFIDRSTHDPSVNLSWLWEFGDGTTSTEQNPTHIYPSCSQYTVRLKVTADCGSSNETIQNVICGCPSPKAAFEYTTSANPQEFVFIDRSTHVPHVNLSWLWEFGDGTTSTEQNPTHTYPSCSQYTVRLKVTADCGSSNDTIQDIVCGCPPPVPDFDYKCIGERTVNFTDLSRGMGNGIRAWYWEFGDLRQDNISGLQNPTHEYDNPGTYPVNLTVFTTCNSSARWTREVTVPCCQMPVPDFTYTCLEDGNTIQFNDTSKVFGDAITRWRWDFGDNAGISSDKNPVYRYNQPGTYLVNLTITTTCGAQNSWIHNITVPCLCSPPIANFTKEMVSSKPFTMRFTDQSVPNSNSITSWNWSFGDGTTYSGQNPPEKTYNSCGEYLVNLRVTNDCGQYDDVDQLVCCPVFANFTYQLDPPDGDAPVTAYFTDLTEGEPNAWHWDFGDGKTSYLQNPVHIYNEGGNYTVTLHATSPCGGNETHSKILTFGCPEVVADFSYTIISEDPFNVSFRDLSYGGEIVDWTWFFGDGTTSKEQHPYHLYAGRENYNVGLIVKNSCGNTAQIWRRIAFDCPNLTADFNLTPSSGMSPLEVKFTDNSTPMDKIMSWLWFFGDGTSYYTTSPPSRNPPNHTYSKIGTYYVTLQVKNECGNPYSTVKTVNVTNPASISGYLWNDKNLNGVRDPEEQGLSNWQVYLQERVAGNWVDRQSNSTDINGDYTFNLPDVTYGTFRIREVLPANWKVTYSYGSGAETYSSALVISTQRQYNEVHFGNAQWRVSEIQIPSRWRYGSSYPGSRGNYPKNWPFDYTTSFDSTPMKSWPQDGTGNGAFIPYIRYENWGDSSFILHPGFYNLYYKTGSAWYWLTTWHWRANGSVFNTGFNCSVPDNTIYRYSDIDLFYLRNYSTFFEFYYPRENELIPYNTSSYVEVHYVGPNENQANGNTNCKLHLPDGMIVNLPYIGYLGYNTGYWNNTKWEGQYITLVARNLLTNGATVTTYRNVSVDFEPVTPVIISPVNNSVVKGLTTFTATVGGKNRNTSDVWLLIDDQNAGQMVFDALNNRFNLQVNVESYAGKTISVVTRAYPLPGKGTFRDSSPVWLRVGSEEPILANFTADPWEGPAPLEVSFTDTSTGGPASWTWNFNDGYTSTLQNPIHIFQNPGNYSVSLQVTNVTGQSSTISKYINTTGVLNTVSLLTNRNGYLHPGYASWLVRGSGSTITVNGTEYTLNNGDRVRLDIGVAQTRANIRIVGEINAFNVTSVILSINGNPVDTGVCSAIKINDFENYHSNLKITAYRQTNAWINLVWNGVPISVQNYQNLEISELMPSTDKIMELSLEPGNIYFDGRASSYRLYS from the coding sequence ATGAATTCTAAAGATAGAGCTGTCTCGGAAGTCGTTGCAGCGATCCTCCTCATCAGTCTTGTTATCATAGGTATATCCATCGTGTCAGTGATGTTGACATCAGGCCCGCCACCGGAGGATATCCCGAAAGTATCCGTGCAGATGATACCCAAAGATGAAGATACATCAGGTGCAAATGCATCTTTTTACCATGGTGGTGGCGATTCACTGAGGTTTTACGCAACCACATTTACAGATGAGAAAGGAAACCCAATAGATCTGAATAATGTCTATCTTGTTAAGTGGAATGTCACGTCAGGAGAAAAGGATTATGAAGTCAGGTGGAAAGATCATCCTGACCTGGAATGGAATTATTCATCGGTTGTAAATATTACTGAAATTAATGATGGATATCAGATACACCATAATGTATCTACAGGGAATTACCTGATAAAAGAGTTCGGAACTGGACACAGCAGACCGATTGAAATCCCAAACGTTACGGCAGTTCCAACCATTGTTCCCATTCCTGGCTTTTGTAATGATACCCCATCTGCAGCGTTTACTGCAGATACTGTCGGCGATTATCGAAATAATCTTACCTGTATTGCATCCGCTCATGCAGATAATCTAACTCACAAATGGACAATATCAGGTAAAAATTTTCTACCAGTATCTATTTCAACTAAAGAATGGAGTTTTGATTATACCCTCCCTATTCCCTACGATACAAACAGTCAGGGTTATTTCATTCAGCATACGGTGTATAATTCAACCCCCATCTGCAGTGATTCTTCTATTCAGTATGTAACTGTCCCTCCCTGTTCACATGCCCCCTGTGTTGCCGGGTTTAGTTATCTTGTTGATGGGAAAACTGTTCAATTTACCGCTGATGGCCCAGATAAGGGGTTTTTTTCTTGGGAATATGGAGATGGGCAAAATAAAACGATAATAAATAATACAAAAGTAGAGCACACCTACCTGGATAATAAATCAATTCATTCGGTAACATTAACGAAAAAGATAAATCGATGTGACCAGGATTTCACCTGTTCGGTGACACAGAAGGTCACAACAGAATCGATTGTGTGCGGGTGTTTCATAGATAACTATGATCCATCCACACGAAACCCATGGAATGTTGAATTTACATGGAATCATCCAGATGTATGTAAAGGTCTGGATAACAAGGACTGGAAAGTAAAGTTTGACTTTGGTGATGGCAGTAACTCAGAAACCTATTCAAAAGACGGATTTGCAGGAATAACTAAATGGCCAGATTCTAATCGGATCTCTCATTCTTACACCGAGTGTCGCGATTACAGTGTAAAAATGGATGTCATCGATCTCCATGGTGGTATCTACTACACCTGTACAAAAACAGTTAATCTCCCCTGTATCTGCACAGAAGAAGAAAACCCAACTCCGGTATTTACTGCCACAGAAATAAAGTCAAATAATACGACCACGATCATCAATGATACCTCTACACCATCGGACATTATTCAATGGACATATGACTTTGGAGATGGCACGACACCCATAAATTTCAACACCACGACAAAACCAGATCCTTTCATATTTACACATACCTATTCATCATGTGGAAGTTATGTCATCAAACTCATCGTCCATGATGCTATGGGATGCTGGGCTGAAACTACCCGGACCATCTCGTGCGGTGGAGGTAATTGTGAACCCGACGATATACGGGCTGAATTTTCTGCAACTGCCGCTCCAAATAACCCGAAACGGTTCAACTTCATTGACTCGTCTTATTCAAACAATAACACGCTGACCCGTTGGGAATGGGACTTTGGTGATGGGACATCTGCGATAAATACCTCTCCACCAGGAACATTCTGGATTGAGTATGACAAATGTGGCTCATTCCCGGTAAAACTCAGGGTATGGGATGATATCGGCTGCTGGGATGACGTCATTAAGGAAGTCTCTTGTAATTGCCCAAAACCGATTGCACAATTCACCGTCGAATCTATGTCCAACCCCCGTGAGTTCAGGTTCACCAGTACATCAACCCATGATCCTTCAGTCACAATCACAGACTGGGAATGGGACTTTGGTGATGGTGTTACTTCGACAGGCTCCAGCGTTACTCATCGGTATACTAGTCCAGGAACCTACACGGTCAGGTTACGAGTAACAACGAATTGTGGATCATGGGATCACACCTTCCAGGATATCACAACTGGCTGTCCGTCCCCGAAAGCAGCCTTTGAGTATAATAATACAACCAATCCCCAGCAGTTTGTGTTCACCGATCGTTCTACCCATGAACCGTTTGTGAATATATCATGGTTGTGGGAGTTTGGAGATGGCACAAACTCAACAGAGCAGAACCCCACCCACACCTTCCCAAGTTGCAGCCAATATACAGTTCGACTGAAGGTGACGGCTGATTGCGGGAGTAGTAATGAGACGATTCAGAATGTCATATGCGGCTGTCCGTCCCCGAAAGCAGCCTTTGAGTATACTACTTCGGCAAATCCTCAGGAATTTGTGTTCATAGATCGTTCCACCCATGATCCTTCTGTGAATCTATCGTGGCTGTGGGAGTTTGGAGATGGTACAACCTCAACGGAGCAGAACCCCACTCACATATACCCAAGTTGCAGCCAATATACAGTTCGACTGAAGGTGACGGCTGATTGCGGGAGTAGTAATGAGACGATTCAGAATGTCATATGCGGCTGTCCGTCCCCGAAAGCAGCCTTTGAGTATACTACTTCGGCCAATCCTCAGGAGTTTGTGTTCATAGATCGTTCCACCCATGTTCCTCATGTGAATCTATCGTGGTTGTGGGAGTTTGGAGATGGTACAACCTCAACAGAGCAGAACCCGACCCACACCTACCCAAGTTGCAGCCAATATACAGTCCGACTGAAGGTGACCGCTGATTGTGGAAGTAGTAATGACACCATACAGGATATCGTCTGTGGATGTCCGCCCCCGGTTCCTGACTTTGATTACAAATGCATTGGAGAACGAACTGTCAACTTTACCGACCTATCCAGAGGAATGGGCAATGGAATTAGGGCTTGGTACTGGGAGTTTGGAGATTTGAGGCAAGACAATATATCCGGACTACAAAACCCAACGCATGAGTATGACAATCCGGGGACCTATCCGGTCAATTTAACGGTATTCACCACCTGCAATTCATCAGCCCGGTGGACACGAGAGGTAACCGTCCCCTGCTGCCAGATGCCAGTTCCTGACTTTACCTACACCTGTCTTGAGGATGGGAATACCATCCAGTTCAATGATACCTCGAAGGTATTCGGAGATGCAATAACCCGTTGGAGATGGGACTTTGGTGATAATGCGGGCATATCGTCAGACAAGAACCCCGTCTATCGGTACAACCAGCCAGGAACCTACCTGGTTAACCTCACCATAACGACGACATGTGGTGCTCAAAACTCATGGATTCATAATATTACCGTCCCCTGTCTCTGTTCCCCGCCAATTGCTAACTTCACGAAGGAGATGGTCTCCTCAAAGCCCTTCACCATGAGATTTACCGATCAGTCGGTTCCGAACAGCAATTCAATCACATCATGGAACTGGTCATTTGGTGATGGTACAACTTACTCCGGTCAGAATCCCCCGGAAAAGACCTATAATTCCTGTGGTGAGTATCTGGTAAATCTCCGGGTAACGAATGACTGTGGTCAGTACGATGACGTGGATCAGCTCGTATGCTGCCCGGTATTTGCAAACTTTACCTACCAGCTGGATCCCCCTGACGGAGATGCTCCGGTAACGGCCTATTTCACTGATCTGACAGAGGGAGAGCCGAATGCATGGCACTGGGACTTTGGAGACGGGAAAACGTCATATCTCCAAAACCCGGTACATATCTACAATGAAGGAGGGAATTACACCGTCACTCTCCATGCAACCAGTCCCTGTGGCGGGAATGAAACACATAGTAAAATCTTAACCTTTGGATGTCCGGAAGTCGTTGCAGACTTTAGTTATACCATCATCTCAGAGGATCCGTTCAATGTCTCATTCAGGGATCTCTCCTATGGTGGTGAGATTGTAGACTGGACCTGGTTCTTTGGTGACGGGACGACATCAAAAGAGCAGCATCCCTACCACCTCTATGCCGGAAGAGAGAATTACAACGTTGGTCTGATTGTAAAGAATAGTTGTGGTAATACTGCACAGATATGGCGGCGTATTGCCTTTGACTGCCCGAACCTGACCGCAGATTTTAATCTCACTCCTTCGTCCGGAATGAGTCCTCTTGAGGTGAAGTTCACGGACAACTCAACACCAATGGATAAGATCATGAGCTGGCTTTGGTTCTTTGGAGATGGAACCAGTTATTATACGACCAGCCCCCCCTCCAGAAACCCGCCAAACCATACCTATTCCAAGATTGGGACGTATTATGTGACACTTCAGGTTAAGAACGAGTGTGGTAATCCGTATAGCACGGTAAAAACGGTGAATGTCACAAACCCTGCAAGTATCAGTGGGTATCTCTGGAATGATAAGAATTTGAACGGTGTCCGGGATCCTGAAGAACAGGGGCTTTCGAACTGGCAGGTTTATCTACAAGAGCGGGTGGCAGGAAATTGGGTAGATCGGCAGTCAAATTCTACAGATATAAATGGAGATTATACATTTAATCTTCCTGATGTGACCTATGGAACGTTCAGAATACGTGAAGTGTTACCTGCTAACTGGAAAGTAACGTATTCCTATGGTTCAGGGGCAGAAACGTACTCATCGGCCCTGGTAATCTCCACACAACGGCAATACAATGAGGTTCATTTTGGAAATGCACAATGGAGAGTTTCTGAGATACAGATTCCGTCACGATGGAGATATGGGTCCAGCTATCCGGGATCACGGGGTAATTATCCGAAAAATTGGCCATTTGATTATACAACATCATTTGATTCAACACCTATGAAGTCATGGCCACAGGATGGAACGGGTAATGGGGCATTTATCCCCTATATTCGATATGAAAATTGGGGGGATAGTAGTTTTATTTTGCATCCTGGATTTTACAACCTTTATTATAAAACGGGATCTGCATGGTATTGGCTAACCACGTGGCATTGGAGAGCAAATGGCTCCGTATTTAACACGGGATTTAATTGTTCAGTACCGGATAACACGATATATCGATATTCAGATATTGATCTCTTCTATCTCCGTAACTATTCGACATTTTTTGAATTTTACTACCCACGAGAGAATGAGCTTATTCCTTATAATACGAGTTCATATGTTGAAGTCCATTATGTCGGGCCAAATGAGAATCAGGCGAATGGAAATACGAATTGTAAACTCCATCTTCCAGATGGGATGATTGTGAATCTTCCTTATATTGGATATCTTGGGTATAATACCGGTTATTGGAATAATACGAAATGGGAGGGTCAGTACATTACTCTCGTAGCGAGAAATCTTCTCACGAATGGAGCTACAGTTACCACCTATCGAAATGTCTCTGTTGATTTTGAGCCTGTTACGCCTGTTATTATATCACCGGTAAATAATTCTGTGGTAAAGGGATTGACGACTTTTACTGCGACAGTAGGTGGAAAAAACCGTAATACGAGTGATGTATGGTTATTGATCGATGATCAGAATGCTGGCCAGATGGTCTTTGATGCACTGAATAATAGGTTTAACCTACAGGTGAATGTTGAATCATATGCCGGAAAGACCATCTCTGTGGTAACACGGGCTTATCCTCTCCCAGGAAAAGGAACATTTCGTGATTCAAGTCCAGTATGGTTAAGAGTGGGAAGCGAAGAGCCCATACTGGCAAACTTTACTGCTGATCCCTGGGAAGGGCCTGCACCTCTCGAGGTTTCCTTTACCGATACCTCCACTGGCGGCCCTGCGTCATGGACCTGGAACTTTAATGACGGATATACATCCACTCTACAAAACCCAATTCATATCTTCCAAAATCCTGGTAATTATTCAGTCTCCCTACAGGTAACAAATGTCACAGGTCAGTCAAGCACCATCAGTAAATACATTAATACCACTGGAGTATTAAACACCGTCAGCCTTCTGACAAACAGGAACGGGTACCTGCATCCAGGGTATGCAAGCTGGCTCGTCAGAGGAAGCGGATCTACAATTACCGTGAATGGAACGGAGTACACACTCAATAATGGAGACCGGGTCAGGTTGGATATTGGAGTTGCCCAGACTCGTGCAAATATCAGAATAGTGGGAGAGATAAATGCATTCAATGTTACCAGTGTAATACTCTCCATTAATGGGAACCCTGTAGATACTGGTGTTTGCAGTGCGATAAAAATAAATGATTTCGAGAATTATCACTCAAATCTCAAAATTACTGCATACCGACAGACCAATGCCTGGATTAATTTAGTCTGGAATGGTGTCCCAATATCGGTCCAGAATTATCAGAACCTTGAAATTTCGGAATTAATGCCGTCTACGGATAAGATCATGGAGTTGTCACTCGAGCCTGGAAATATCTACTTTGACGGTCGTGCTTCATCATACCGGCTTTATTCATGA
- a CDS encoding Rpn family recombination-promoting nuclease/putative transposase, producing the protein MRSITTYTGEFLMSPRNDFAFRLLFGDPNNSDILLDLLNAILPDHFQSVVCTDPHLLIPDTKKECILDIKVLSDSGVYVDIEMQVLDLKSMEKRSLFYWAKMYLDQLNRGHSYHELKRTIVINILDYMLMPVEDLHTCFQAYDKTHDILMSDVFEIHFLELPKVHRCRVPYKGTDLLSWLTFLNAYTEEEIIMAAEGKPAIQKAYNNLQIMSLDEETRRLYEAREMFLHDQATRMYEAKEEGLEEGMKKGREEGREEEREGFVKNLLSLGMDDEFIKKATGLDQSIIDKLKKSLSLPTQ; encoded by the coding sequence ATGAGATCAATAACGACATATACCGGCGAATTCCTCATGTCCCCCCGGAATGATTTTGCTTTCCGGTTACTCTTTGGAGATCCGAATAACTCTGACATCCTCCTTGATCTTCTGAATGCTATCCTTCCGGATCATTTTCAGAGTGTTGTGTGCACCGATCCACATCTGCTCATACCTGATACGAAAAAGGAGTGCATTCTGGACATCAAGGTATTATCAGATTCCGGAGTTTATGTTGACATTGAGATGCAGGTGCTCGATCTAAAATCAATGGAGAAACGGAGTCTCTTCTACTGGGCAAAAATGTATCTTGACCAACTCAATAGAGGTCATAGTTATCATGAGCTGAAACGCACCATCGTGATAAATATCCTGGATTATATGCTGATGCCTGTAGAAGATCTTCATACCTGCTTTCAGGCATATGATAAAACCCATGATATCCTCATGAGTGATGTCTTTGAAATTCATTTTCTGGAGCTCCCAAAGGTTCATAGGTGCAGGGTACCATATAAAGGTACAGATCTCCTATCGTGGCTTACATTTTTAAATGCATATACGGAGGAGGAGATAATTATGGCAGCTGAAGGCAAACCCGCAATACAAAAAGCATATAACAATCTTCAGATTATGAGTCTTGATGAAGAGACCCGACGGCTCTATGAAGCAAGAGAGATGTTTCTTCATGATCAGGCTACACGTATGTATGAAGCGAAAGAGGAGGGACTGGAAGAGGGGATGAAGAAAGGAAGGGAAGAAGGAAGGGAAGAAGAAAGAGAAGGGTTCGTGAAAAACCTCCTCTCCCTTGGTATGGACGATGAGTTTATCAAGAAAGCAACCGGTCTTGATCAATCAATCATCGATAAACTCAAAAAATCCCTCTCCCTCCCGACCCAATAA